The proteins below are encoded in one region of Planctopirus limnophila DSM 3776:
- a CDS encoding tetratricopeptide repeat protein, which produces MAAVDDAYDAAIRLKNQGDLDGAAKSLEAILVEYPEHVLTYSALAVILQKLGRHDEAIAHARKVTELEPHDSFSYTQMSVICQRCGRIAEAEEALARMRMMQASGMH; this is translated from the coding sequence ATGGCTGCCGTTGATGATGCTTATGATGCTGCCATTCGGCTCAAGAACCAGGGAGATCTGGATGGAGCTGCCAAGAGCCTGGAAGCCATTCTCGTAGAGTATCCCGAGCATGTGCTGACCTACTCGGCACTGGCTGTTATTTTGCAGAAGCTGGGGCGCCACGATGAAGCGATTGCTCACGCCCGCAAGGTGACGGAGTTGGAGCCTCACGACAGTTTCTCGTACACACAGATGTCAGTCATCTGTCAGCGCTGCGGACGGATCGCCGAGGCCGAAGAAGCTCTGGCCCGCATGCGCATGATGCAGGCGAGTGGAATGCATTAG
- a CDS encoding M16 family metallopeptidase yields the protein MRLLNQVTAQAVLAPVLSTRMFLTRKGLTSRQSVLSGAARLSLLAMVIVSQIIFCSSSSKAEMPMKVTEIEGISEYKLENGLRVLLFPDPSKPTVTVNLTVFVGSRHEGYGEAGMAHLLEHMLFKGTPDVPSVPKALQERGADFNGTTWLDRTNYFETLPAQGDNLEFAIRLEADRMMNSHVKGEDLTSEMTVVRNEFERGENSPASILGQRMMAAAFEWHNYGKSTIGNRADIERVPVERLKSFYRKYYQPDNAMLVVAGRFEPKEALRIIGETFGKLPRPTRVLDNTYTEEPAQDGERQVVLRRVGDVAVVGAVYHIPSGAHPDFVAIDVLESILTMQPSGRLYKALVQGKKAASVSGAAYALHDPGVLRFMAEVAAGNDPQVVLDSMLDVLNETASKGVTQEELERARLRLLKQREMGASDSAEIAIELSEWAAQGDWRLYFLYRDRLEAVTVEDVNRVAKAYLQPSNRTVGLYIPTEKPERTSVPATPELAKMIGDYKGREETSVGEAFDVSPLAIEERTLRTRIDGVQVAMLPKKTRSSTVVLRLTLRYGNEKSLFGLAKACEFLPPMMLRGTKSLTRQQLQDALDKNFASLSAGGNAGEATFVLETKRQNLVAVLGLLKQVLREPAFPESELAVIKQQVRANLEQGLTDPQTLAVKTVSKALSPYPAGDVRSVPTVEEELKLVEAIEVEGLKLLYNDFLSAQVGQIAIVGDFDPAEVESTLKGVLADWKSDQTYERISRTGSVPITAEVKRIQIPDKANAFYFGGAVMPMSDDHPDYPAMIVGNYVLGAGALSSRLGDRIRQKEGLSYGVGSAFRAAMLDQRATLSLYAIANPANMEKVNAAVNEELARLLKEGVTQQELDAAKQGYLQAQQVGRTEDPKIARLLEENLYAGRTMQYVAKLETAIGDLTTEKVLEAVRRHIHPNQILTVIAGDLAKE from the coding sequence ATGCGTCTCTTGAATCAAGTGACAGCACAGGCTGTTCTGGCCCCGGTGTTATCGACCCGGATGTTTTTAACCCGGAAGGGTCTGACCTCTCGACAATCTGTTTTATCTGGTGCTGCCCGCCTCTCCCTGCTGGCGATGGTCATTGTCAGCCAGATCATCTTCTGTTCCTCCAGTTCAAAAGCCGAAATGCCCATGAAAGTTACTGAGATCGAAGGGATCAGCGAATACAAACTCGAAAACGGCCTGCGCGTGCTCCTGTTTCCAGATCCTTCCAAACCCACTGTGACAGTCAACCTGACGGTCTTCGTCGGGTCGCGTCATGAAGGTTATGGCGAAGCCGGCATGGCTCACCTCCTCGAACACATGCTCTTCAAGGGGACACCAGATGTTCCCAGTGTCCCCAAAGCCCTGCAGGAACGCGGTGCCGACTTCAATGGCACGACCTGGCTCGACCGCACCAACTACTTTGAAACGCTCCCGGCCCAAGGCGACAACCTCGAGTTTGCCATTCGCCTCGAAGCCGATCGCATGATGAACAGCCATGTCAAAGGAGAAGACCTCACTTCCGAAATGACGGTCGTGCGTAACGAATTCGAACGTGGTGAAAACAGCCCTGCTTCCATCCTTGGTCAACGCATGATGGCTGCGGCCTTCGAATGGCACAACTACGGCAAATCAACCATTGGTAACCGGGCCGATATTGAACGAGTCCCGGTTGAACGTTTGAAATCGTTCTATCGCAAGTACTATCAGCCTGATAACGCCATGCTCGTCGTCGCGGGCCGCTTTGAACCCAAAGAAGCCTTGCGGATTATCGGCGAAACATTCGGCAAGCTTCCTCGGCCCACGCGCGTGCTCGATAACACTTACACCGAAGAACCTGCTCAAGATGGTGAGCGTCAGGTCGTTCTCCGCCGGGTGGGAGATGTCGCTGTCGTCGGTGCGGTTTATCACATTCCTTCCGGGGCTCACCCGGATTTCGTGGCCATCGACGTTCTCGAATCGATCCTTACCATGCAGCCCTCGGGTCGATTGTACAAAGCTCTGGTTCAAGGCAAGAAAGCCGCCAGTGTTTCCGGTGCCGCCTATGCCCTGCATGATCCCGGTGTGCTTCGATTTATGGCCGAAGTCGCCGCTGGTAACGATCCACAGGTCGTCCTCGATTCCATGCTCGATGTCCTCAATGAGACCGCATCAAAAGGCGTCACTCAGGAAGAGCTCGAACGCGCTCGCTTGCGTCTGCTCAAGCAGCGGGAAATGGGAGCTTCAGACTCTGCCGAGATTGCCATCGAACTGAGTGAGTGGGCCGCCCAGGGGGATTGGCGATTGTACTTCCTCTATCGTGATCGCCTCGAAGCCGTCACTGTCGAAGACGTCAACCGCGTGGCCAAGGCGTATCTCCAGCCATCCAATCGAACTGTGGGCCTGTATATTCCCACCGAAAAGCCCGAACGCACTTCGGTTCCTGCGACTCCCGAACTCGCCAAGATGATTGGGGATTACAAGGGCCGCGAAGAAACCTCCGTGGGCGAAGCGTTCGACGTCAGCCCGCTGGCGATCGAAGAGCGTACCCTTCGCACCAGGATTGATGGCGTCCAGGTTGCCATGCTCCCCAAAAAGACCCGTTCTTCAACTGTCGTCTTGCGATTAACCCTCCGCTATGGCAACGAAAAATCACTCTTTGGCCTCGCTAAGGCCTGCGAGTTTTTGCCCCCGATGATGCTCCGCGGCACCAAGTCACTCACCCGGCAGCAACTGCAGGATGCGCTCGACAAGAACTTTGCTTCACTCAGTGCTGGTGGCAATGCGGGCGAAGCGACGTTTGTCCTTGAGACCAAACGCCAGAATCTGGTGGCAGTCCTGGGCTTATTGAAGCAGGTTCTACGAGAGCCTGCGTTCCCGGAAAGTGAACTGGCTGTCATCAAGCAGCAGGTCAGAGCCAATCTCGAACAGGGTCTGACAGATCCTCAGACACTGGCTGTCAAAACGGTCTCAAAGGCTCTTTCGCCTTACCCTGCTGGCGATGTTCGCTCAGTTCCTACCGTGGAAGAAGAACTCAAACTCGTCGAAGCAATTGAAGTGGAAGGCCTCAAGCTGCTCTACAACGATTTTCTGAGTGCTCAAGTCGGCCAGATTGCGATTGTGGGCGACTTCGATCCAGCCGAAGTCGAGTCAACTCTCAAGGGAGTACTGGCCGATTGGAAGTCCGATCAGACGTACGAACGCATTAGCCGCACCGGGTCTGTTCCGATCACAGCCGAAGTGAAGCGGATTCAGATTCCCGATAAAGCCAATGCCTTCTACTTTGGTGGTGCCGTCATGCCGATGAGTGACGATCACCCCGATTACCCAGCCATGATTGTGGGCAATTATGTGCTCGGAGCTGGCGCACTTTCCTCGCGGCTGGGTGACCGCATTCGTCAAAAGGAAGGTCTCTCGTATGGGGTGGGCTCCGCCTTCCGGGCAGCCATGCTCGACCAGCGGGCCACGCTTTCCCTCTATGCCATTGCCAATCCGGCGAACATGGAAAAGGTGAATGCTGCGGTCAACGAAGAACTCGCCCGACTGCTGAAGGAAGGGGTCACGCAGCAGGAACTGGACGCCGCCAAGCAGGGCTATCTGCAAGCCCAGCAGGTTGGTCGTACAGAAGACCCCAAGATCGCCCGGCTGCTCGAAGAAAACCTTTACGCTGGCCGCACCATGCAGTATGTCGCCAAACTTGAAACAGCAATTGGCGACCTGACGACGGAAAAGGTTCTGGAAGCCGTCCGCAGGCACATCCATCCCAACCAGATCCTCACTGTGATCGCGGGAGATCTGGCCAAGGAGTAA
- the rpmA gene encoding 50S ribosomal protein L27 gives MAHKKGQGSSRNGRDSNAKRLGVKKFGGQLVLAGNILIRQRGTRWHAGKNVGMGRDHTLFSLVEGTVFFDQEGRRVNIKPVEVAVAS, from the coding sequence ATGGCACATAAGAAAGGCCAAGGATCCAGCCGTAACGGTCGCGATTCGAATGCCAAGCGACTGGGTGTGAAGAAGTTTGGCGGCCAGCTGGTTCTGGCTGGAAATATTCTGATCCGTCAGCGGGGTACTCGCTGGCATGCCGGCAAAAACGTCGGCATGGGCCGTGATCACACCCTGTTCTCCCTTGTTGAAGGCACAGTGTTCTTCGACCAAGAAGGACGACGTGTGAACATCAAGCCTGTGGAAGTGGCTGTCGCCAGCTAG